One Micromonospora eburnea genomic region harbors:
- a CDS encoding GvpL/GvpF family gas vesicle protein produces MSTTTDRTPATARPDTGVWLHGVVAEAAPGTLAGITGIAGTPVRALPAAGLVAVVSDAPLVEYGEEALRRNLEDLAWLERAARAHHGVVDALSRAGAVVPARLATVYRDDDRVAGALAGRRGELADALARLTGREEWGVKGYVVPGATARGEQPAGGGGPGTAYLRRRRAQLTAREEGQRVAADAAVAVHTALAGYAVAARRHAPQDRRLSGAAAAMVLNSAYLIDRTGLDGFSALIGELADRHPAIRLELTGPWPPYSFVAEPSAEPQRGPDADVTAAAARPGARGPAWA; encoded by the coding sequence ATGAGTACGACCACTGACCGCACCCCGGCCACCGCCAGGCCGGACACCGGTGTCTGGCTGCACGGCGTGGTGGCCGAGGCGGCCCCGGGCACGCTGGCCGGGATCACCGGGATCGCCGGCACGCCGGTCCGGGCGCTGCCGGCCGCCGGGCTGGTCGCCGTGGTCAGCGACGCCCCGCTGGTCGAGTACGGCGAGGAGGCGTTGCGCCGCAACCTGGAGGACCTGGCCTGGCTGGAACGGGCCGCCCGGGCGCATCACGGCGTGGTCGACGCGCTCTCCCGGGCCGGCGCGGTGGTGCCGGCCCGGCTCGCCACCGTGTACCGCGACGACGACCGGGTGGCCGGTGCGCTGGCCGGGCGGCGCGGCGAACTGGCCGACGCGCTGGCGCGGCTCACCGGCCGCGAGGAGTGGGGTGTGAAGGGGTACGTCGTCCCCGGCGCGACCGCGCGGGGCGAGCAGCCCGCCGGTGGGGGCGGGCCCGGTACGGCGTACCTGCGGCGGCGCCGGGCCCAGCTCACCGCTCGGGAGGAGGGGCAGCGGGTGGCCGCCGACGCGGCGGTCGCCGTGCACACCGCCCTCGCCGGGTACGCGGTCGCCGCCCGCCGGCACGCCCCACAGGACCGGCGGCTCTCCGGCGCGGCCGCCGCGATGGTGCTCAACAGCGCGTACCTGATCGACCGGACCGGCCTGGACGGCTTCTCGGCGCTGATCGGCGAGCTGGCCGACCGGCACCCGGCGATCCGGCTGGAGCTGACCGGCCCCTGGCCGCCGTACTCCTTCGTCGCGGAACCGTCGGCGGAGCCGCAGCGGGGTCCCGACGCCGACGTGACCGCGGCGGCGGCTCGCCCGGGTGCG
- a CDS encoding gas vesicle protein — translation MASVRSRGDGDRERGGRDVVEDDYQPITAAEAAREGLRQIAGLTGKDPLGATSIQPIDDGWLVEVEVVEDHRIPASTDLLGLYQVELDMIGSLLGYQRTRRYQRGKGD, via the coding sequence ATGGCATCAGTACGCAGCCGCGGCGACGGCGACCGTGAACGGGGCGGCCGGGACGTCGTCGAGGACGACTACCAGCCGATCACGGCGGCCGAGGCGGCTCGCGAGGGGCTGCGCCAGATCGCCGGGTTGACCGGCAAGGACCCGCTCGGGGCCACCTCGATCCAGCCGATCGACGACGGCTGGCTGGTCGAGGTGGAGGTGGTCGAGGATCACCGGATCCCGGCGTCGACCGATCTGCTCGGCCTCTACCAGGTCGAGCTGGACATGATCGGCAGCCTGCTCGGTTACCAACGGACGCGCCGTTACCAGCGCGGCAAGGGGGACTGA
- a CDS encoding gas vesicle protein GvpG has translation MDILWTLLTLPYAPVRGLTAVVEVIAREAETQQYDPVNVRRELEELDRAAEADEITPEERDRGQERVLDRLVPPVGERHRG, from the coding sequence GTGGACATCCTCTGGACGTTGCTGACCCTGCCGTACGCCCCGGTGCGCGGGCTCACCGCGGTGGTCGAGGTGATCGCCCGGGAGGCGGAGACGCAGCAGTACGACCCGGTCAACGTTCGCCGGGAGCTGGAGGAACTGGACCGGGCGGCGGAGGCCGACGAGATCACCCCGGAGGAGCGGGACCGCGGCCAGGAGCGCGTGCTGGACCGGCTGGTCCCGCCGGTGGGCGAGCGGCACCGCGGGTGA
- a CDS encoding GvpL/GvpF family gas vesicle protein has protein sequence MAQETGVFIYGIVPSDVEPIPEAEGVGSPPSEVTAIRHGNLAALVSEVGLEEPLGRPADLTAYETLLDGTVVVAPVLPVRFGTVVTGAEAVGDLLDAHHDRFVAALAELDDRLQYLVHGRFVEPAFISGFLAGDSSAAALAGQVRGRPEAESREQRIRLGEMISEAVALRREAENRELVDAVGRYAVANAVRPPSHELDAVKLAFLVAADDEDDFVRAVEGFAEQRRNLIRMRLRGPVAPYDFVSAYQLVE, from the coding sequence ATGGCCCAGGAGACGGGAGTGTTCATCTACGGCATCGTGCCCTCGGACGTGGAGCCGATCCCCGAGGCGGAGGGGGTGGGTTCGCCGCCGAGCGAGGTCACCGCGATCCGGCACGGCAACCTCGCCGCGCTGGTCAGTGAGGTCGGGCTGGAGGAGCCCCTGGGCCGCCCGGCCGACCTCACGGCGTACGAGACGCTGCTCGACGGGACGGTGGTGGTCGCGCCGGTGCTGCCGGTCCGGTTCGGCACGGTCGTGACCGGCGCGGAAGCGGTCGGCGACCTGCTGGACGCGCACCACGACCGGTTCGTCGCGGCGCTGGCGGAACTCGACGACCGCCTCCAGTATCTGGTGCACGGGCGCTTCGTCGAGCCGGCGTTCATCTCCGGCTTCCTGGCCGGCGACTCCTCTGCCGCGGCCCTCGCCGGCCAGGTGCGCGGCCGGCCGGAGGCGGAGAGCCGGGAGCAGCGGATCCGGCTCGGCGAGATGATCAGCGAGGCCGTGGCGCTGCGCCGGGAGGCGGAGAACCGCGAGCTGGTCGACGCCGTGGGCCGGTACGCGGTGGCGAACGCGGTCCGCCCGCCGAGCCACGAGCTGGACGCGGTGAAGCTCGCCTTCCTGGTCGCGGCCGACGACGAGGACGACTTCGTCCGGGCGGTGGAGGGGTTCGCCGAGCAGCGGCGGAACCTGATCCGGATGCGCCTGCGTGGCCCGGTCGCCCCGTACGACTTCGTCAGCGCGTACCAGCTGGTGGAGTGA
- a CDS encoding SRPBCC family protein, giving the protein MATSDLAGRARDQLGGELRNLADALAERAVQSVADRIADATGRLSEYARQGGGPGLIAAATGVQKLAEGHSPMKAVFHAGLAGGKEKLMSAVGAGGKGGRGGRMPKVTNIVETIEVGVPVRVAYNQWTRFGDFPSFMKKVERAETESDEKLTWKAQVLWSHRTWESTIVRQIPDRLIHWRSKGEKGAVDGTVSFHEIGPELTKILVVLEYQPQGLFERTGNLWRAQGRRVRLELKHFVRYVMTETVLDPDSVEGWRGEIEDSRVVRDHETALREEQEAGERSRGRAEEPDDRRRPPQRRRSPEEDAEYDAYDEGDDYDEDEYVEEPAETEEPPRRRQPGRARRPQSREEPTPRAERPRPRPTVRRSLEPPRRPVAGRRREEREE; this is encoded by the coding sequence ATGGCGACCAGCGATCTCGCGGGCAGGGCACGGGACCAGCTCGGTGGCGAGCTGCGCAACCTGGCCGACGCCCTCGCCGAGCGGGCCGTGCAGTCGGTGGCCGATCGGATCGCCGACGCCACCGGGCGGCTCAGTGAGTACGCCAGGCAGGGCGGTGGCCCCGGGCTGATCGCCGCGGCCACCGGCGTGCAGAAGCTCGCCGAGGGCCACTCCCCGATGAAGGCCGTGTTCCATGCCGGGTTGGCCGGCGGTAAGGAGAAGTTGATGTCGGCGGTCGGCGCTGGCGGCAAGGGTGGCCGGGGCGGCCGGATGCCGAAGGTCACCAACATCGTCGAGACCATCGAGGTCGGCGTGCCGGTCCGGGTCGCGTACAACCAGTGGACCCGGTTCGGCGACTTCCCGAGCTTCATGAAGAAGGTCGAACGGGCCGAGACCGAGTCCGACGAGAAGCTGACCTGGAAGGCCCAGGTGCTCTGGTCGCACCGGACCTGGGAGTCGACCATCGTCCGGCAGATCCCGGACCGCCTGATCCACTGGCGGTCGAAGGGCGAGAAGGGGGCGGTCGACGGCACGGTCAGCTTCCACGAGATCGGCCCCGAGTTGACGAAGATTCTCGTCGTCCTGGAGTACCAGCCGCAGGGCCTCTTCGAGCGTACCGGCAACCTCTGGCGCGCCCAGGGCCGCCGGGTGCGGCTGGAGCTGAAGCACTTTGTCCGGTACGTGATGACCGAGACCGTGCTCGACCCCGACTCGGTCGAGGGCTGGCGCGGCGAGATCGAGGACTCCCGGGTGGTCAGGGACCACGAGACCGCGCTCCGCGAGGAACAGGAGGCCGGGGAACGATCGCGGGGCCGCGCCGAGGAACCCGATGATCGCCGCCGCCCGCCGCAGCGCCGCCGCTCGCCCGAGGAAGACGCGGAGTACGACGCCTACGACGAGGGCGACGACTACGACGAGGACGAGTACGTCGAGGAGCCGGCGGAGACGGAGGAACCGCCACGGCGCCGGCAGCCCGGGCGGGCCCGCCGACCGCAGTCGCGGGAGGAACCGACGCCGCGTGCGGAACGGCCGCGCCCCCGCCCGACGGTCCGCCGCTCGCTGGAGCCACCTCGACGGCCGGTGGCCGGTCGTCGTCGGGAGGAGCGAGAGGAATGA